TCTGTCTAGCAGTTCAAAAGTCAGTTAGTCAATCGTCGTTTTGGACAGGGCAGAGCTATTTTCGATCCCAAAAGCGTCAGTCAGTTTCGCAGCCATTGCCTGTCGTCGGCGGCGGCGTCGATCAGTTTTAGAGAGGTATTGTTCCCAGACGACGGTCCCGGATTGGGCGCCTTGTTCGTCAGCGATTTCGTCCATTTCTGCGCGGATATCGACCATGGCGCTGGAATACGTCGAGTACCAGAACCGTCGTGCCGTTCGAGGCGTCGCCAGTTGGCCGTCGACGGACACATCAGCGCGGTCAGCGAGTCGTTTGGATCGGTTGGTAATCGTGTCGGAATGAACGTGTTTGTTTGAGTTGGCCGGCGAAGGGAATAGATACCCCTGCCAGTCGTCCGCCTCGGCCAGCTGGTCGATACGGTCGGTAACTGTGTGCACACCGTAGTGAATAGCGACAGTGCCCGGTCCATTCTTCCGCTCTTCGAAGACGATATGTGGGTCATCTCCTTCGAGAACAAATTGTGAAACGTGCAACTGGGCAACTTCGGATGGACGTAGACCCCACCCTGGGAGTGAAGTGACAAGGAGCGTTTCAGCTGGCGTGTCCGCGGCCGCAAGGAGGTGCTGGACATCGGCCGTCTGCAGCGATTGGTTATCGGCGTCTGGGCGTTCCCAGCCGTATTCGGATTCAACGCCGTCGAGTAGGTTGAAGGCGAGGTAGCCTTCGTCTGTCAGCCAGCTGTAGACCGGTCGAACATCCGCAACGAACGTGAGGCGTGATTGATCGCTCCCAAGGGTGTCAGCGATGTCGTCAAGTACCTCACGGGCTCGGCGTCGTTCAGC
This genomic stretch from Haloarcula sp. CBA1127 harbors:
- a CDS encoding site-specific integrase; the encoded protein is METYRNHHGTDALLAHADDIDKKAAERRRAREVLDDIADTLGSDQSRLTFVADVRPVYSWLTDEGYLAFNLLDGVESEYGWERPDADNQSLQTADVQHLLAAADTPAETLLVTSLPGWGLRPSEVAQLHVSQFVLEGDDPHIVFEERKNGPGTVAIHYGVHTVTDRIDQLAEADDWQGYLFPSPANSNKHVHSDTITNRSKRLADRADVSVDGQLATPRTARRFWYSTYSSAMVDIRAEMDEIADEQGAQSGTVVWEQYLSKTDRRRRRRQAMAAKLTDAFGIENSSALSKTTID